Genomic DNA from Cyanobacteriota bacterium:
AAGTTGTTTATGATTCCATTGTTTGCAATTGCAAGTGGTTTTACTTACACCGATCCTTCTAATGGTTTTAAAGCTTATAGTCGTGAGTTTTTGTTAGATCCTCGTGTTGCTCCGCTTCGAGAGATTTTTCATGACTATCGATTTCAGTATTTTGCTAGCACCCAAGCCCTTCGCCTAGGCTACAAAGTCATCGAAGTACCGGCTACTAGGGTCTATCCTGACAAAGGTAAAACACCAACTAAAATCAGGGGTCTTTGGTCACGTATAATAATAATGTGGCAAATGCTCGAAGCTGCCCTAGGGCGCTATAATGTATAAATGCCTAGTGAGCAAAAAACTTTTCTTGTAAGTGGTGTGACCTCAGGCATGGGTAAGGCTTTTGCTCAATTGATCCAAGCCAAAGGACATAATCTAATAGTATTGGTTAGAAACAAAGCATCTATTGAAGATTTTAATTATGAGCGAATTATTGAACTGGATTATGCTCAACCTGATAGAGTTGAAGCTACTTTTAACAACTTTAAAACCAAAATTGATTGCTTTGTTAACTTTGCAGGCCTATTACCAGGCAAATCCTATGACGAATATGATCACCAGAGTCTTACAGAGTTAATGAATATAAACGTCATTAGTCCAAGCTTGATAATCAAATCTATAGTTCCATATATTAAAGAAACTGGTTCTATAATACTCTTAGGTTCTGTATCTGCACAGAAAGGTAGTTATGATGATGCATATGCAGCAAGCAAAGGAGCTATTCATAGTTTAGTTAAATCACTAGCATTAAAGCTAGCTCCCAAAATTCGCGTAGTGGGGATTGCACCAGCTTTATGCAATAATACCCGAATGACAGAAGAGCTGGTTCCTGGTCGTTATCAGCATAACCTAGAGACCATTCCCTTAAAACAAGCCGCTGAAGTCGAAGACATAGCCCAAATCACTTATTTTCTAAGTTCCGACAGTTCCAAATTTATAACTGGCTCTATGATTGATATCAATGGTGGACAATATTTAAGATGATTTATGATGTAGCTATTATTGGTGCTGGTATTTTCGGAGTGAAACTAGGTCTTCTTCTTGCAAAAAAAAATCTGAAAGTAATCATTCTAGAAAAGGAAAATAATATTTGCATGAGGGCTTCTGCAAATAACCAAGCTCGAGTACACAATGGCTATCACTACCCACGTTCTCGCGAGACCTTAATTGCTTCACACCGTCACTACGACAAGTTTCTAAGGGAATTTGAAAGTTGTATCAATTCTGATTTTACTAATTTGTATATTCTTGCAAAAGACTCTCAAGTAAGCTCTCGTAATTTCAAATCTCTTTGTGACCATCATGGACTTTATTGCAAAGAAGTTAATCATGAATACAAGCAATATTTCAATTTTGATTTAATAGATGATGTTTATTTAAGTCAAGAACTTGTTTTTGATATCAATAAAATCAGAACTAAGCTTTTAGAACAAATTAAAGAAGCTGGTATTGAGCTTTGTCTAAATACTAGAATAGAAAATATAGATATTGCGCCCACCATCAAACTTGTTTCAACGAATGAAAGTTTTAAAGCTAAAAAAGTTTTTAATGTAACCTATGCCAGCATAAATCACTTACTAAAAAAACAAGGGCTAGACATTTTTCGTCTAAAATACGAACTTGCAGAGATTTGTTTGGTTGATGTACCAAGAGACATAAAACAGCTTGCAATCACTATTATGGACGGACCTTTTTCTTCGCTTCTTCCCTTCCCTACAACAAAGCAGTACTCTTTGAGCCATGTGAAATACAGTCCACATATCAAATGCTATGCCAAAGATGGTCTACCTCAATCTTATGAAATGATTCCAGACAAACTTGCAAGCAATTTTGATTTAATGAAAGAAGATATTTCACGTTTCGTACCAGCATTGTCAGAAATGGAATACTTGCAATCATTTTATGAAACTAAGGCATTGCTCGAATCACATGAAATAGATGATGGACGTCCAATGTTGATAAAGCAACATTGCGACAACTTTGTCTCCATATTAGGATCAAAAATGGACAATATTTATGATCTCGAGCTTCAGTTAGACAATGTTTTAGGAGCTTGCCAAATACACTGAAATGGAGCGGGTCCTAATAATTGATAGTTCTTGCTGAAATAGGCTTGCCGTTTGTGAGTTCGCTCATTATCAACGATAGCCATAAAAGCTACTATTGGTTTTTGGCTTGTTTTCAATTGCTCAAGCTGATTAAGATCAAAAGGATATTTTTCTAAAATCCTATTGATGTCATAACTTTCAAACCATAAATAATGAAAATCTTTATTAAAAACATATGCAGGGCAAGCTCTGCTGTATGTTGCAATTTCTCGATCTCTACTAAAATGTTTTAATGTAAATTCAAGTGTATTTTTCTGGCTTAAATATCTAGGACTTTCATTAACTTTTGTTTTTTTGATATTGCTTGTGAGCAAAGCTAATCCCATCAAAAATAAAATCACCAAGCCCTTTCTCTTAAGCTCCCTTTGGATTAGATAGTGATTAAAGCCTTGACTTGCAAAAATAGACATGAAAGGCAAAAATATAATACAGTAATGAGGAAATAGCCCATTAAAACAACCATATAGTGGCAATAAACTACAAACCAGTAATAATTGTTGAGATTTAGATTTAAACCCAATCGAGAGTATACCTAAGAGAGTAAATATACAAAGCATAAAATCTTTTGCAAAGTTGAGCAATGTGTAACGTATCCCATAATTCCCATAAGACCAATAGTTTGAAAATTGAAAATTAAACCAAGTATTGTAATAAAGAAAATCTCTCAAAGCTCCTTGAGAATAAAAGTAAATAGCAAACAATGAATAAACAAACAATACACCAAGACCAAGACACAGT
This window encodes:
- a CDS encoding SDR family NAD(P)-dependent oxidoreductase, which codes for MPSEQKTFLVSGVTSGMGKAFAQLIQAKGHNLIVLVRNKASIEDFNYERIIELDYAQPDRVEATFNNFKTKIDCFVNFAGLLPGKSYDEYDHQSLTELMNINVISPSLIIKSIVPYIKETGSIILLGSVSAQKGSYDDAYAASKGAIHSLVKSLALKLAPKIRVVGIAPALCNNTRMTEELVPGRYQHNLETIPLKQAAEVEDIAQITYFLSSDSSKFITGSMIDINGGQYLR
- a CDS encoding FAD-dependent oxidoreductase, with translation MIYDVAIIGAGIFGVKLGLLLAKKNLKVIILEKENNICMRASANNQARVHNGYHYPRSRETLIASHRHYDKFLREFESCINSDFTNLYILAKDSQVSSRNFKSLCDHHGLYCKEVNHEYKQYFNFDLIDDVYLSQELVFDINKIRTKLLEQIKEAGIELCLNTRIENIDIAPTIKLVSTNESFKAKKVFNVTYASINHLLKKQGLDIFRLKYELAEICLVDVPRDIKQLAITIMDGPFSSLLPFPTTKQYSLSHVKYSPHIKCYAKDGLPQSYEMIPDKLASNFDLMKEDISRFVPALSEMEYLQSFYETKALLESHEIDDGRPMLIKQHCDNFVSILGSKMDNIYDLELQLDNVLGACQIH
- a CDS encoding glycosyltransferase family 39 protein, whose translation is MENDTKKLWVIIPALILLNNIVAIYHSIYHKPFNQDDFQHVHNAWNQFSGLLVYRDFFEHHGPLYTFLNSFLLNKLENPASFETLIIFRHYSFFLTLLILVLIFLIAKFFLKSRSLALLSSTVFTMWHISQSVAVEIRPDLLQTVFELLGFYILLVNLKTRRVLGLLLSGCFFGLMISCNFKSIILLVAIFLFLFYEYYKEREARSLMIGLCLGLGVLFVYSLFAIYFYSQGALRDFLYYNTWFNFQFSNYWSYGNYGIRYTLLNFAKDFMLCIFTLLGILSIGFKSKSQQLLLVCSLLPLYGCFNGLFPHYCIIFLPFMSIFASQGFNHYLIQRELKRKGLVILFLMGLALLTSNIKKTKVNESPRYLSQKNTLEFTLKHFSRDREIATYSRACPAYVFNKDFHYLWFESYDINRILEKYPFDLNQLEQLKTSQKPIVAFMAIVDNERTHKRQAYFSKNYQLLGPAPFQCIWQAPKTLSN